A window from Lachnoanaerobaculum umeaense encodes these proteins:
- the kamE gene encoding lysine 5,6-aminomutase subunit beta has translation MSSGLYNLNKVEFDKTLDLTKLKAYGDTMNDGKVQVSFTLPIKNDERGEEAARILAKKMGLSDVNIAHRMSLDAEFTFYVVYGSLVHTVDYTNIHVQTVEEETMSMEEVNDFIKENFHRKIVVVGASTGTDAHTVGIDAIMNRKGFAGHYGLERYEMIEAYNLGSQVANEEFIEKARELNADVLLVSQTVTQKDIHIKNLTNLVELLEAEELRDRYVLICGGARITHELAKELGYDAGFGTGKFADDVATFAVTEMLRRGLGK, from the coding sequence ATGAGTAGTGGCTTATATAATCTAAATAAAGTCGAGTTTGATAAGACTCTGGATCTTACAAAGCTTAAAGCCTATGGCGATACTATGAATGACGGAAAGGTACAGGTCAGCTTTACACTTCCTATAAAGAATGATGAAAGGGGTGAGGAGGCTGCCAGAATTCTTGCAAAGAAGATGGGGCTTTCAGATGTAAATATCGCCCATAGAATGTCACTTGATGCAGAGTTTACATTTTATGTAGTTTATGGTAGCCTGGTACATACTGTTGATTATACAAATATTCATGTACAGACTGTAGAAGAAGAAACTATGAGTATGGAGGAAGTGAATGATTTTATTAAGGAAAATTTCCACCGAAAGATAGTTGTGGTAGGTGCTTCTACAGGTACTGATGCTCATACTGTAGGAATAGATGCTATAATGAACAGAAAAGGCTTTGCCGGACATTATGGACTTGAGAGATATGAAATGATAGAAGCTTACAATCTGGGATCACAGGTCGCAAATGAGGAGTTCATAGAGAAGGCAAGAGAGCTGAATGCAGATGTACTTTTGGTTTCACAGACAGTAACACAAAAAGATATTCATATAAAGAATCTAACAAATCTTGTGGAACTTTTGGAAGCCGAGGAACTGAGGGATAGGTATGTGCTTATCTGTGGAGGTGCAAGAATCACACATGAGTTGGCTAAAGAGCTTGGCTATGATGCAGGATTTGGAACAGGGAAGTTTGCAGATGATGTAGCTACATTTGCAGTCACAGAAATGTTAAGAAGAGGCTTAGGAAAGTAA
- a CDS encoding cob(I)yrinic acid a,c-diamide adenosyltransferase → MTGLIHVYEGDGKGKTTAAVGLAVRCAGSGRRVLFSQFLKSDTSNELKVLRNIENIEVYTKKSNFGFTFNMTDNEKILAKEFFNDHLKEIIHLATEKEVDLLVMDEIIDAYNLNMIEHDILIDFLKSRPKNLEVVMTGRNPKDEIVEMADYLTHFQKVKHPFDKGIRARVGIEM, encoded by the coding sequence ATGACAGGACTTATTCATGTATATGAAGGTGATGGTAAAGGAAAGACCACTGCAGCCGTAGGTTTGGCAGTAAGATGTGCAGGTAGTGGAAGAAGAGTCCTGTTTTCGCAATTTTTAAAAAGTGATACTTCAAATGAATTGAAGGTGCTAAGAAATATAGAAAATATTGAGGTATACACAAAAAAGAGTAATTTTGGATTTACATTTAATATGACTGATAATGAAAAAATTCTTGCAAAGGAATTTTTCAACGATCATTTAAAGGAAATTATTCATCTTGCTACTGAGAAGGAAGTAGACTTGTTGGTAATGGATGAGATAATAGATGCTTATAATCTTAATATGATAGAGCATGATATATTAATAGATTTTTTGAAATCCCGCCCCAAAAATCTAGAAGTTGTTATGACCGGAAGAAATCCGAAGGATGAGATAGTGGAAATGGCGGATTATCTGACACATTTTCAAAAGGTTAAGCATCCGTTTGACAAGGGCATAAGAGCCCGTGTCGGAATAGAAATGTAA
- a CDS encoding Na+/H+ antiporter NhaC family protein, protein MNSGNDTYNPGFFRNKKSYLLCLAILIVVLCPMIVYGAEAEAPKPALYATFWSLIPPLIAIVLALISKEVYSSLAIGLIFGGLLASGFKFEGTMKAIFENGFVSVLSSAYNVGILIFLVILGMVVALMNKTGGSDAFGKWASKRIKTRVGAQLTSILLGCLIFIDDYFNCLTVGSVMRPVTDKHQVSRAKLAYLIDATAAPVCIISPISSWAAAVTGFVDGEDGFTLFVKAIPFNYYALLTIVMMIVITVWKFDFGPMRLHEDNAKKGDLFTTGEEKFEDLDRCEHKNGKLIDMLFPIVALIICCVIGMLYTGGIFSGAGIVEAFSNCDASVGLSMGSFVALIITLAFYIARRSLKFSECMDCLPAGFKAMVPAILILTFAWSLKSITDVLGAKEFVATMMEHSAKGMQLLLPAIIFVVAVCLAFSTGTSWGTFGILIPIVVAVFAGKDSQMMIISISACMAGAVCGDHCSPISDTTIMASAGAQSNHINHVNTQLPYAMLVAAVSFVSYIIAAFVKNAIISLVIAVALMVGVLFIIKKVTYKEGTEKVA, encoded by the coding sequence ATGAATAGTGGTAATGACACTTATAATCCGGGGTTTTTTAGAAATAAAAAATCATACTTGCTATGTTTAGCAATCTTAATTGTAGTTTTGTGTCCAATGATAGTCTATGGTGCAGAGGCTGAAGCACCTAAGCCTGCTCTATATGCAACATTTTGGTCACTGATACCGCCGCTTATAGCTATTGTACTTGCTCTTATTAGTAAGGAAGTATATAGTTCACTTGCAATCGGACTTATTTTCGGTGGACTTTTGGCATCAGGATTCAAGTTTGAAGGAACAATGAAGGCCATATTTGAAAATGGATTTGTTTCAGTTTTATCCAGTGCTTACAATGTAGGTATTTTGATTTTCCTTGTTATTTTGGGAATGGTTGTTGCTCTTATGAATAAGACAGGTGGATCTGATGCCTTCGGTAAATGGGCATCAAAGAGAATTAAGACAAGAGTGGGAGCACAGCTTACGTCAATACTTCTTGGTTGTCTTATATTTATAGATGACTATTTTAACTGCCTCACAGTTGGTAGTGTTATGAGGCCTGTTACAGATAAGCATCAGGTTTCAAGAGCCAAGTTGGCATATTTGATAGATGCTACAGCTGCTCCGGTATGTATTATTTCACCTATTTCATCTTGGGCTGCTGCAGTTACAGGATTCGTTGATGGAGAAGACGGATTTACACTTTTTGTAAAGGCAATTCCTTTCAACTACTATGCACTTCTTACAATCGTAATGATGATTGTTATTACAGTATGGAAATTTGACTTTGGTCCTATGAGGCTTCATGAGGATAATGCAAAGAAGGGTGATCTCTTTACAACAGGAGAAGAGAAGTTTGAAGATCTTGATAGATGTGAGCATAAAAATGGTAAGCTTATAGATATGCTCTTCCCGATAGTTGCACTTATTATTTGTTGTGTTATTGGAATGCTTTATACAGGTGGAATATTCAGTGGTGCAGGCATTGTTGAAGCTTTCTCAAATTGTGATGCTTCCGTTGGACTTTCAATGGGTAGCTTTGTAGCACTTATCATCACATTAGCATTCTATATAGCAAGAAGATCACTTAAGTTTTCAGAATGTATGGATTGTTTACCTGCAGGATTTAAGGCAATGGTACCTGCAATTCTTATTCTTACATTTGCTTGGTCATTAAAGTCTATTACAGATGTATTGGGAGCAAAGGAGTTTGTTGCTACAATGATGGAACATTCAGCTAAAGGTATGCAATTACTGCTTCCGGCAATCATATTTGTAGTAGCAGTTTGTTTGGCTTTCTCAACAGGAACATCTTGGGGAACATTCGGTATACTTATACCTATAGTTGTTGCTGTATTTGCAGGAAAAGATTCACAGATGATGATAATTTCTATCTCAGCATGTATGGCAGGTGCTGTTTGTGGTGATCACTGTTCACCTATATCAGATACGACAATCATGGCGAGTGCCGGTGCACAGTCAAATCATATTAACCATGTAAATACACAGTTACCATATGCAATGTTAGTTGCAGCAGTATCATTTGTGAGTTATATAATAGCGGCTTTTGTAAAGAATGCAATTATATCACTTGTAATAGCGGTAGCATTGATGGTTGGTGTACTCTTTATCATAAAGAAAGTTACATATAAAGAAGGCACAGAAAAGGTGGCTTAA
- a CDS encoding ABC transporter substrate-binding protein codes for MNKYFDIKDKVYDVTEKYPELIEVLAAAGFENLKNDMMRKTMGRAISLEMALKSKSINVEVFERQLVEAIERKNTMSDNNGVVRNMNENARTSVKGILPCPVRMQFIESFEKFVESQDYEINYNLNAASMGMEVIEKEILDAKSEEDLSDIYMSAGFNLFFDKKYMGRFRDKGIFVDFRQGKLNKSLDNGMISLKDPKGEYSIIGVVPAIFIVNKDMLKGREMPTSWEDLFKPEFENSIALPTADLDMFNAIMLGIYSKYGREGVEALGRGLLKSMHPAQMVKSGGRKDLDTPAVSIMPYFFSKTIKENSSMTVVWPKDGAIISPVFLLTKKKNYENSKALIDFLFSNEVANILGADGKFPQTNPEYDNKLEDNQNFLWAGWDFIHSNDIGKILNDTEKWFYGKTE; via the coding sequence ATGAATAAATATTTTGATATAAAAGATAAAGTATATGATGTTACTGAGAAGTATCCGGAGCTTATAGAGGTATTGGCTGCCGCAGGATTTGAAAATCTAAAGAACGATATGATGAGAAAGACCATGGGGAGAGCTATAAGCCTTGAAATGGCTTTAAAGAGCAAAAGTATCAATGTCGAAGTTTTCGAAAGGCAGTTAGTAGAGGCTATCGAGAGAAAAAATACAATGTCTGATAATAATGGTGTTGTAAGAAACATGAATGAAAATGCCAGAACTTCTGTGAAGGGAATTTTGCCATGTCCTGTGAGAATGCAGTTTATTGAGAGTTTTGAAAAGTTTGTAGAAAGTCAGGACTATGAAATAAATTACAACTTAAATGCTGCAAGCATGGGAATGGAAGTTATTGAAAAAGAGATATTAGATGCAAAGAGCGAAGAAGATCTGTCAGATATATACATGTCTGCAGGTTTTAATCTTTTTTTTGATAAGAAATATATGGGAAGATTTAGAGATAAGGGTATTTTCGTAGATTTTAGACAGGGAAAATTAAATAAATCTCTAGACAATGGAATGATTTCCTTAAAGGATCCTAAGGGAGAATATTCTATAATAGGTGTCGTTCCTGCTATCTTTATTGTGAATAAAGATATGTTAAAAGGTAGAGAAATGCCTACATCTTGGGAAGATTTATTTAAGCCTGAATTTGAAAACTCTATAGCACTTCCTACTGCAGATTTGGATATGTTTAATGCAATAATGCTTGGAATATACTCAAAGTATGGTAGAGAAGGAGTAGAGGCACTTGGACGAGGTCTTTTAAAGTCTATGCATCCTGCACAAATGGTAAAAAGTGGAGGAAGAAAAGATTTAGACACACCGGCTGTAAGTATAATGCCATATTTCTTTTCAAAGACTATAAAAGAAAATTCAAGTATGACAGTGGTTTGGCCTAAGGATGGAGCTATTATAAGTCCGGTATTCCTTTTGACAAAAAAGAAAAACTATGAAAACAGTAAAGCTTTAATAGATTTTCTCTTTTCAAATGAAGTAGCAAATATCTTGGGAGCAGATGGGAAGTTCCCACAGACAAATCCGGAGTATGATAATAAATTAGAAGATAATCAAAATTTTCTGTGGGCAGGATGGGATTTCATACATTCCAATGATATAGGTAAAATACTAAATGACACTGAAAAATGGTTTTATGGGAAGACAGAATAA
- a CDS encoding GTP-binding protein: protein MNLVIVSGPPSSGKTSVILKTIEAMKDRGIKAGVVKFDCLYTDDDIIYEKANIPVKKGLSGGLCPDHFFASNIEDVVKWGNSMNLDLLITESAGLCNRCSPYITDIKGVCVIDNLSGINTPKKIGPMLKAADIVVITKGDIVSQAEREVFSGRVSAVNPRAMVMNVNGLSGQGAFELSTLIYDSEKNTESVQGMKLRFAMPSAMCSYCLGETRIGEDYQLGNTKKMQWEVNK from the coding sequence ATGAATTTAGTTATAGTTTCAGGGCCTCCTTCATCCGGAAAAACATCAGTTATTTTAAAAACTATAGAAGCTATGAAAGATAGAGGTATAAAGGCAGGAGTTGTAAAATTTGACTGTTTATATACAGATGATGATATTATATATGAAAAGGCAAATATTCCGGTTAAAAAAGGACTTTCAGGAGGTCTTTGTCCGGATCATTTCTTTGCCTCAAATATAGAAGATGTGGTTAAATGGGGAAATTCTATGAATTTAGATTTGCTTATTACTGAATCAGCGGGACTTTGTAATCGCTGTTCACCATATATCACAGATATTAAGGGCGTATGTGTCATTGATAATCTTTCAGGAATAAATACACCTAAGAAAATAGGACCTATGTTAAAGGCGGCAGATATTGTAGTTATTACAAAGGGAGATATAGTAAGTCAAGCTGAAAGAGAAGTGTTCAGCGGGAGGGTAAGTGCGGTAAATCCTAGAGCCATGGTAATGAATGTAAATGGACTTAGTGGACAGGGAGCTTTTGAACTTTCTACATTAATATATGATAGTGAGAAAAATACTGAATCAGTACAAGGAATGAAACTTAGGTTTGCCATGCCTTCAGCTATGTGTTCATATTGTTTAGGAGAAACAAGAATAGGTGAGGATTATCAGTTGGGTAATACAAAGAAAATGCAATGGGAGGTGAATAAATGA
- a CDS encoding ATP-binding cassette domain-containing protein → MSEIQLKELLEKYPFVADFFESTGFDISENLDSTFTEYLDKFSEEELEEKAIDKSEIKKQLDIFVQQMLQFLGDNKENIESLTIYPGHNKSGEKEKFEKFDIFSSQIVSIVGPTGSGKSRLLADIEWTAQNDTPTGRTIYINGKKPDPKWRYSTNNKLVAQLSQNMNFVMDLTAHEFITMHAESRMVEDIETVVEKILHEANKLAGENFAPDTAVTALSGGQSRALMIADTAVLSSSPIVLIDEIENAGIDRKKALDLLVSQDKIVLMATHDPLLALMADKRIVIKNGGIDKIIETTQEEKEVLVRLNDIDGIMQEARKKLRAGMTLKGDICQEVTQSPHSLGE, encoded by the coding sequence ATGAGTGAAATACAGTTAAAAGAATTGCTTGAAAAGTATCCCTTTGTTGCAGATTTTTTTGAGAGTACAGGCTTTGATATCAGTGAAAATTTAGATTCTACATTTACAGAGTATTTAGACAAATTTTCAGAAGAGGAATTGGAAGAAAAAGCTATAGACAAGAGTGAAATCAAAAAACAACTTGACATATTTGTCCAACAAATGCTACAATTCTTGGGCGATAATAAGGAAAATATAGAGAGTTTAACCATTTATCCTGGACATAACAAAAGTGGTGAAAAGGAAAAATTTGAAAAATTCGACATATTTTCTTCACAAATTGTGTCTATAGTAGGACCTACAGGATCCGGTAAGAGTAGATTGCTTGCTGACATAGAATGGACAGCACAAAATGATACCCCTACCGGTCGCACCATTTATATAAATGGAAAGAAACCGGATCCAAAATGGCGATATTCTACAAATAATAAGTTGGTTGCACAACTCTCACAAAATATGAACTTTGTTATGGACCTCACAGCCCATGAGTTTATAACTATGCATGCTGAAAGCAGAATGGTTGAAGATATCGAGACAGTGGTAGAAAAGATATTACATGAAGCTAATAAGCTTGCAGGAGAGAATTTTGCACCTGATACTGCAGTTACAGCTCTAAGCGGAGGACAGTCAAGAGCTCTTATGATTGCAGATACAGCAGTGCTAAGCTCTTCCCCAATAGTTTTGATAGATGAAATAGAAAATGCCGGAATAGATAGAAAAAAGGCATTGGATCTTTTAGTATCACAGGATAAGATAGTTCTGATGGCTACTCATGATCCTCTTTTGGCATTGATGGCTGATAAAAGAATAGTTATCAAAAATGGTGGAATTGATAAGATAATAGAGACTACACAAGAAGAGAAAGAAGTTTTGGTGCGACTAAATGATATTGACGGAATTATGCAAGAAGCTAGAAAGAAATTGCGTGCGGGTATGACGCTTAAAGGAGATATATGTCAGGAAGTTACACAGAGTCCCCACTCTTTAGGGGAATGA
- a CDS encoding Crp/Fnr family transcriptional regulator, translating to MSGSYTESPLFRGMTEEEIELCLKEAKADIVGFRKGEMIFNQGDKPRYITMLLEGSVSVGNDSVNGKRSILGMFSNPGELFGEVFLFLNHDEYANYACASAPSKVLEIPKDYLTKFGDEPSPMQNKMLSNLLTIFAERTYYLNNRLQVLSCSTLKQKIARFILQNMNDRDRVTLKMSREEFADFLNAARPSLSRELMKMQEDGYIKVVRKDLIVKNLEGLKSL from the coding sequence ATGTCAGGAAGTTACACAGAGTCCCCACTCTTTAGGGGAATGACAGAAGAAGAGATAGAACTTTGCTTAAAAGAAGCAAAGGCAGATATAGTAGGATTTAGAAAGGGAGAAATGATTTTCAATCAGGGAGACAAACCAAGATATATTACCATGCTGCTTGAGGGTAGTGTGTCAGTAGGTAATGACTCGGTGAATGGAAAGAGAAGCATATTAGGTATGTTTTCAAATCCCGGAGAACTTTTTGGTGAAGTTTTTTTATTTCTAAATCATGATGAATATGCAAATTATGCATGTGCGAGTGCACCAAGTAAGGTTTTAGAGATACCGAAGGATTATCTTACAAAATTTGGAGATGAGCCTTCACCAATGCAAAATAAGATGCTGTCAAACCTACTCACAATTTTTGCAGAGAGAACTTACTATTTGAATAATAGATTACAAGTACTTTCATGTTCAACATTAAAACAAAAGATTGCAAGATTCATACTGCAAAATATGAATGATAGGGATAGAGTTACATTAAAGATGAGTAGAGAAGAGTTTGCAGACTTTTTAAATGCTGCAAGACCATCACTTTCAAGAGAGCTTATGAAAATGCAGGAAGACGGCTACATAAAAGTAGTAAGGAAGGATTTGATTGTTAAAAATCTGGAAGGATTAAAAAGTCTTTAA
- the hcp gene encoding hydroxylamine reductase translates to MENKMFCYQCQETAGNTGCTQVGVCGKKPEVANMQDLLIYVSKGISAITTRLRAEGKEISKEVNHLITLNLFITITNANFDNDAIIARIKKTLDVKKELLNELSNKDGLPEASLWESYDESEYLTKAATVGVLATENEDIRSLRELIIYGLKGLSAYSKHANALLQDDGEVDAFLQRALAATLDDKLGVDELVALTLETGKYGVNGMALLDKANTTAYGNPEITTVDIGVGKNPGILVSGHDLRDLEMLLKQTQGSGVDVYTHSEMLAGQYYPELKKYSNLKGNYGNAWWKQKEEFESFNGPILMTTNCIVPPKASYIDRLYTTGSAGYPGCKHIAGDIGEEKDFSEIIEQAKKCAPPTEIESGNIVGGFAHAQVLALADKVVDAVKSGAISKFVVMAGCDGRSKARNYYTDFAKALPKDAIILTAGCAKYKYNKLDLGDIGGIPRVLDAGQCNDSYSLAVIALKLKEVFGLDDINDLPLEFNIAWYEQKAVIVLLALLYLGVKNIHLGPTLPGFLSPNVAKVLVDNFGIAGIGTVEDDIELFFGKVEKEVVDGKYSPDMLIGEVLSENPAAANVLMEIGMHCLGCPSSQMESLAEAAMVHGIEVNELISRLNQLG, encoded by the coding sequence ATGGAAAACAAAATGTTTTGTTATCAGTGTCAAGAGACAGCAGGTAACACAGGTTGTACACAGGTAGGTGTATGTGGTAAGAAGCCGGAAGTTGCAAATATGCAAGACTTGCTTATATATGTAAGTAAGGGTATATCAGCTATTACAACAAGACTTCGTGCAGAAGGAAAAGAAATAAGTAAGGAAGTAAATCACCTTATTACATTAAATCTTTTTATTACAATCACAAATGCAAACTTTGATAATGATGCTATTATAGCTAGAATCAAGAAGACACTTGATGTTAAGAAAGAACTTTTAAATGAACTTTCAAATAAAGACGGTTTACCGGAGGCATCACTTTGGGAGTCATATGATGAGAGCGAGTATCTTACAAAGGCGGCTACAGTAGGTGTTCTTGCAACAGAAAATGAGGATATCAGAAGTCTTAGAGAGCTTATTATATATGGACTTAAAGGACTTTCTGCATATTCAAAGCATGCAAATGCACTTTTACAGGATGATGGTGAGGTGGATGCATTCTTACAGAGAGCATTGGCAGCAACACTTGATGATAAGCTTGGAGTGGATGAGCTTGTAGCACTTACACTTGAGACAGGTAAGTATGGTGTAAATGGAATGGCTTTGCTTGATAAGGCAAACACAACAGCTTATGGTAATCCTGAGATCACAACAGTTGATATCGGTGTAGGTAAAAACCCGGGTATCCTTGTTTCAGGTCATGACTTAAGAGATCTTGAGATGCTCTTAAAGCAGACACAGGGAAGCGGAGTAGATGTTTATACTCACTCAGAGATGCTTGCAGGTCAGTATTATCCTGAGCTTAAGAAGTATTCAAACCTTAAGGGTAACTATGGTAATGCATGGTGGAAGCAGAAAGAGGAGTTTGAGAGTTTTAATGGACCGATCCTTATGACTACTAACTGTATAGTACCACCTAAGGCAAGTTATATAGATAGACTTTATACAACAGGTTCAGCAGGATATCCGGGATGTAAGCATATTGCAGGTGATATTGGTGAGGAGAAAGATTTCTCAGAGATAATTGAACAGGCTAAGAAGTGTGCACCTCCAACAGAGATTGAGAGTGGAAATATTGTAGGTGGTTTTGCACATGCACAGGTTCTTGCACTTGCAGATAAGGTAGTAGATGCTGTTAAATCAGGTGCTATTTCAAAGTTTGTTGTAATGGCAGGTTGTGATGGACGTTCAAAGGCAAGAAACTACTATACAGATTTTGCAAAGGCTCTTCCAAAGGATGCCATTATTCTTACAGCCGGATGTGCTAAGTACAAATATAATAAGCTTGACCTTGGAGATATAGGCGGTATTCCAAGAGTGCTTGATGCAGGTCAGTGTAATGACTCTTATTCATTGGCAGTTATCGCACTTAAGCTTAAGGAAGTATTTGGTCTGGATGATATCAATGATCTTCCACTTGAGTTCAATATTGCATGGTATGAGCAGAAGGCAGTTATTGTTTTACTTGCACTTTTATACTTAGGAGTAAAGAATATTCACCTTGGACCAACACTTCCTGGATTCCTTTCACCAAATGTGGCTAAGGTTTTAGTTGACAACTTTGGTATTGCAGGTATTGGAACAGTTGAGGATGATATCGAGCTTTTCTTTGGAAAAGTTGAGAAAGAAGTGGTTGATGGAAAGTACAGCCCTGATATGCTTATTGGAGAGGTGCTCTCAGAGAACCCTGCAGCTGCAAATGTGCTTATGGAAATAGGTATGCACTGTCTTGGATGCCCATCATCACAGATGGAATCACTTGCAGAGGCAGCAATGGTACATGGCATTGAGGTAAATGAACTTATCAGCAGATTAAATCAGCTAGGATAA
- a CDS encoding AraC family transcriptional regulator: MDNVRFKLFNDQMFSDCFINFAGQEKCSPGHRFGPAIRPCYIIHYILSGKGKFFCDNVEYDLCENQAFLIEPTAMTFYQADFDDPWHYLWVAFKGYKVSEILSRMGINYKNPILHGEKSHMISIADAILDTDSSGLKEELKRQSLLFDFLSSLCPDTMYSESISQSSELRNNNYLVRAIEFIQNNFYHPIGVADVSSHLGISRNYLFTIFKTSMGHSPSEYLTYCRLNRACHLLDDSALSVENVAYSCGYDSLSVFSKAFKNHYSLTPSTYRKLKHENDTMSDLEFNRFIKRMDK, from the coding sequence ATGGATAATGTAAGATTCAAACTATTCAATGATCAGATGTTTTCTGATTGCTTTATAAATTTTGCCGGACAAGAAAAATGTAGTCCAGGACATAGATTTGGACCTGCCATAAGACCTTGCTATATTATTCACTATATATTGAGCGGTAAGGGTAAATTTTTCTGTGACAATGTTGAATATGATCTATGTGAAAACCAAGCTTTTCTTATAGAACCTACTGCTATGACTTTTTATCAAGCGGATTTTGATGATCCATGGCATTATCTTTGGGTTGCATTCAAGGGTTACAAGGTTTCAGAAATATTATCAAGAATGGGTATTAATTATAAAAATCCTATTCTACATGGTGAGAAAAGCCATATGATTTCAATAGCAGATGCCATACTTGATACAGATTCAAGCGGATTGAAGGAAGAGCTGAAGAGACAATCACTATTATTTGATTTCTTAAGTTCTCTCTGCCCGGATACTATGTACTCAGAATCTATAAGTCAATCCTCTGAACTAAGAAATAATAATTATTTGGTTAGAGCTATAGAATTTATACAGAACAATTTTTATCATCCAATAGGAGTTGCTGATGTCTCTTCTCATCTTGGTATAAGTAGAAACTATCTTTTTACAATTTTTAAAACCAGTATGGGACATTCACCCTCTGAATATTTAACTTACTGTAGATTGAACAGAGCTTGCCATTTACTTGATGACTCAGCATTATCTGTAGAAAATGTTGCCTACTCCTGCGGATACGACTCTTTATCAGTATTTTCAAAGGCATTTAAAAATCACTACAGTCTTACACCTTCTACCTATAGAAAGTTAAAACATGAAAATGATACAATGTCAGATTTAGAATTTAACAGATTTATAAAAAGAATGGACAAGTAA
- a CDS encoding ABC transporter substrate-binding protein, whose product MFKKKILGLALSSLMALSLVACGGASSSESTSSGGSDTKAAAEGSQSSSDGGKITVAIWDNGQKPGLQEIINDFTAETGYQVDLQVISWDAYWTLLEAGASGGSMPDVFWMHSNESQKYMENDILMDLTDRIKSSDKLEMDKFPEDVRKLYENDGKTYAIPKDVDTIALWYNKTMFDEAGIAYPDENWTWDDYYDAAVKLTKPDGSQFGTAMNPTNNQDGWYNIVYSMGGKIISDDMKTSGMDDPNTLKAMEFVDKLRKDAMPDATVMSETGTDVLLQSGKIAMLPQGSWMVAPFKENEYLVANCDVAVLPKDATTGKRVSLYNGLGWAASANTKNPEGAWKLIEWFSTKENQEKQAELGVTMAAYEGVSDLWKNNTDKFNLQAYLTMLNDSDLVIRPHSRATVVWENQNSANLVEAWSNKVSIDEACKKAATDMNELLSQE is encoded by the coding sequence ATGTTTAAGAAAAAAATACTTGGTTTAGCATTGTCATCATTAATGGCATTGTCTTTAGTAGCTTGTGGAGGAGCTTCATCATCAGAAAGTACATCATCAGGAGGCTCAGATACAAAAGCTGCCGCAGAAGGCTCACAGAGCAGTAGTGACGGCGGAAAGATCACAGTTGCTATATGGGATAACGGACAAAAACCGGGATTACAGGAAATCATAAATGATTTTACTGCAGAAACAGGATATCAGGTAGATCTTCAGGTAATCTCATGGGACGCATATTGGACATTACTTGAGGCAGGTGCTTCGGGTGGAAGTATGCCGGATGTATTCTGGATGCATTCCAATGAATCACAAAAATATATGGAAAATGATATACTTATGGATCTTACTGACAGAATCAAATCAAGTGATAAACTTGAGATGGATAAATTCCCTGAGGATGTTAGGAAATTATATGAAAATGATGGAAAAACTTATGCTATACCAAAGGATGTGGATACAATAGCACTTTGGTACAATAAGACAATGTTTGATGAGGCAGGTATTGCATATCCGGATGAAAACTGGACATGGGATGATTACTATGATGCAGCCGTAAAGCTTACAAAGCCTGATGGAAGTCAGTTCGGTACAGCTATGAATCCTACAAACAATCAGGATGGATGGTACAATATAGTATATTCAATGGGTGGAAAGATTATTTCAGATGATATGAAGACATCCGGAATGGATGATCCTAATACATTAAAGGCAATGGAATTTGTAGATAAACTTAGAAAAGATGCTATGCCTGATGCTACCGTGATGTCTGAGACAGGTACAGATGTACTTTTACAGTCCGGAAAGATTGCAATGTTGCCACAGGGTTCATGGATGGTAGCACCATTTAAAGAGAATGAGTATCTTGTTGCAAACTGTGATGTAGCTGTACTTCCAAAGGATGCTACTACAGGCAAGAGAGTAAGTCTTTATAACGGTCTTGGTTGGGCTGCAAGTGCAAATACTAAGAATCCTGAAGGTGCTTGGAAGCTTATTGAGTGGTTCTCAACAAAGGAGAATCAGGAAAAACAGGCAGAACTTGGTGTAACAATGGCGGCATATGAGGGTGTATCTGATTTGTGGAAGAATAATACAGATAAATTCAATCTTCAAGCATATTTAACAATGTTAAATGACAGTGATCTTGTAATTAGACCGCACTCAAGAGCAACAGTAGTTTGGGAAAACCAAAATTCAGCTAATCTTGTAGAGGCTTGGAGTAATAAGGTAAGCATAGACGAAGCATGTAAGAAGGCTGCAACTGATATGAATGAGCTATTGTCACAGGAATAA